A window of Amaranthus tricolor cultivar Red isolate AtriRed21 chromosome 8, ASM2621246v1, whole genome shotgun sequence genomic DNA:
TGGATTGTTGTTGGTTTTGATTCTCATGAGTTTTCTTCGTGAATAGATGCACAGGTTCTCTCTCCTTCTGAGTTTCATTGCAGCTTCCAACTTTAGTCAAGGCACAACTTGCTTTGTTCTGTTTCGTAGTGGTAGCAATGGTCTTATATGAAGGTAGGGGAATAAGGTTCTTTAGTTTCCCTTCATGTCGGATGGTGTAGACGTTAGTATACCCATTATGTATAGAATGCTTAGCGTACTGCCAGGGCCTTCCCAACAGTATGTGGCACACATTCATGTCCACTACATCACACAACATTTCATCATTGTAAGAACCAATTGCAAAGCTGACTAAACATTGCTTCTTCACATATCCTTCAGCCCTTTTGCCTAACCATCGTAACTTGTATGGATTAGGGTGTTCAATGGTGTTCAATCTCAAGTCCTGCACCAGCTGATTGCTCACACAATTGGTCTCGCTTCCTCCATCGATCATGAGGTTGCATACTTGCTCCTGCACACTACATTTGGTTTGGAACACACTCTCCCTTTGGTCTTCCTGTTTCTCCTTTGGCGTGGCATGGAAATTTCTTCGTATAAGCAGGTGGTAGCTACCTTCCTCTGGATATATGCGTTCAATGGTTTCTTCCTCTGACTCACTGCTCTCAGTATCTCCTGGCTTTGTTCTTTGAAGTGTGCCCAGGTTGGTTAGTACGTAAGAGCCCTCGGTTTCATCTGCAGGTGTAGGTGGTAGTATGACCTTCTCCTCCCCGTCCTTGGCCACTAGCATAGCTCTCGGCCCTCTCTCCCTGCTGTGTATCTCAGTCCACTCTATGTTTGTGAAGGCTCGTGCATTAGGGCATTCATTCCTATAGTGTCCATGACCATGACACTTGAAGCACATCACATCCTTCATAGGTACACTGTCCCTGGTTTTGTTTGATGCTGCTGCATGTGAGGTTCTGTTGTGCAGCCCAGTACCTGGTCCCTCTCGTATTGTACTGCCTACTGGCTGTGGTTTAGATGGTGCTGCTTCGAATGGCTGTGCGCAGGTAGTCTTTTTCTTAGAGTACTTTTCATAGGTTAATGCACTGTCGCAGGCTGTATCGAGAGTCAAGTGCTGCATCACTTCAAGCTTCTCCCTCAAATCCTCTCTCAAGCCTCCTATGAACTTACCCACCTTCATTTCCTCTGGTTCATTCACATCACAGAGCACGGATAATTTCGCCCACTCCTGTATATAGTCAGCCACTGTTTTGCTTCCTTGCTTGAGTGTACTCCATTGCACGAAGAGATTTTGTCGATATGATGAAGGTACATACTTCCTTCGAAGGTGTTTCTTAAGCTTGGTCCAGGTGTTAATCCTTTCCCTATCCTCCCTCCTTCGTTGCTTCTGAATTCCCTCAAGCCATATGGCAGCTAGCTTGGTTAGCTTGATTTTTGCCAACTTGTATTGCTGTTCTTCAGAAGTTTCTTTGAACTCAAAGTATCTCTCCAGTCCAGCCTCCCATTCCAAGTAATCCTCGGGATTATGTGTTGTTCCTCCAAAATCAAAGACATCCAATCTAAGGGTTTTGTCTTCTGTGGTTCTTTCATTGTTATGTGCAGGTGCTACCCTTTCTTGTTGGTTCATCTGCATTCTGTTCATGGTTTGTGCGAGTTGTTGGAtggcaagagccatttcagcaaACCTCTCATCCATATTCATGATGTTCTCAATACCACAATGCAAGAACTTCTTAAACAGCAAAATTTTCAGAAACAAGGATGAATGCACAACAATACAGCACAGATGGTTTTAATGTCTTTTGACAGCAGCAAGAGGAAAGCACCCAGAAACTTATAGTATAGATTCTTTGAAATTTTTACACCAAAATCTCTTGATTagaatcaattttatcaaatcacacaaaaagaagaacaaaatttCTCACAAAAGTGACCAATGCACACGAATTTCTGGGCAACAAAAGGAATTCTGACCCTAACTTGGTTTTCTGTTTCTAAATGTGATTATGCAATGAAAAACCGAGAATGTGATATCATGGATTACAAATTTCGCACATGAATTCAATGATTAACCTAATGATATTAATTGCTTCAGACAATTAACGCAAAAACAAATGCAAACCCtaatttgttttcaaaaaaaattcacaaatcAGATTGTTATGATCAATCTTTGAAAGAAAAACGTAATACTCAATGATTTACAatcaattctatccaattccTATCAGATATTACATCTACAACAAACAAAGAATCGAATTACAAGAATCAAAATCGCACATGTCAGTGTTCTCAGCGAAAACTCAATGTTCGAACAGTTAAATCGCAATTGCATTCAAATTTCAATGAGTATGCATTTAGGACATTTAAGAATTGAATTCAATTGATTTAGTCGACCAAATTTGATAGGTTTAATGActcaaaacaaatttttcagaaaatcaaTTGATGCACATTCAATCATGCGATAATCAGATTTCAGAATTTTTTCATTCCAccttcaaattcatataatgatAAGATATAACACGTATTACTTAATCACAAATGAGTAATTAACAAAGAAAGATCGAATTATGAAAGTATAAGACTGAATTCGTACCTGTATtcgtgaaaattgaaaaaaatcgcACAATACCTGATTTTCCAGATTGTTCTTACCAGCCGTGTATGTGATCTTGATTACCTGCTTTCCTTGACTCCTCTTGATCGTGTCCCTCCTCTACagccttgctctgataccaattgatgcgAGTATGGAGTGGAATGATCCAAGAACCCGCTATATGCCTTCAAGAACGTTGCCAAGACCACTCTTGACACACGCAGAACAACccaaaccttctgttttgtatgaaaacagaagggtgacaagaacaattcggatgaatggttctatgtcgtggatggagacaatGAACCTTCACTCGGTTCCTGGCCTCCTCCTCACACTAAAGTCGAGATTCACTCTCTCAACCCTCGTGGAAATGGCTGAATATTTcccttgcttcactcacaaagatgATACTCAGAGTTGTAATTGCTCTCAATTACTGAATgaacttttttattaattaacaacTGAACTATGATACAAGGGGGTTGCTCCTTTATATAGAGCTTTGTTAACGGCTAGTTTTGGGAAGTTTAACAACTTAACTATCCCGTGCCTTATTAATTAAACACGTGCAAACAAAACAAACATTAAACAGAATATGAAATACAAACTGATCAGCCTTTATCAACCAACTGGTGAGCACACGACCTTGCAGCTGTCTTTGTGGGCTCTGTGAGGGTCCTCCATGTTACTTCTAAGTCTTGACTTCTTGTTTCTTGTCTAAAGATGACATCCCTCCGTTTCCCTTGCTCATACGTGCACCAAGTTAGGCGTTTCATGGTTCGCAAGGGGGGTTGGTCGTCAGACTGGTGTTCTGTTTGTTCTGTTGCTTGAATGCATTGAATCAGCTTTCTGTTCAGCCTAACGTCCGTTGAGAAGCTTCCTTGTGCTCTTTCTTGTCTTTGCCTTGATTCCATGTTCATGCTTAGGCTATCTTGAAGTTGATCTCCTTCATTCAAGCCATGATCAGTATGTTTGTTAGGTTTAATACGTGGAGGTTCAATGGGCTTTGCTAATGCCATGATgcaattatgttttaatttgacATTGGATTGTGAGCTCTTCATAATTGCATCACATCTTGTTGTATGTCTCTACTACTCTGAAATATGGACTCGAGGTGTTTGAAACGTCGACTTAAAACGAGCTTTATAGTGACTCTCGATATCCCGTTTGTTCTAAAACTAAACTACATGTATTTTGTCTTGCTCTGACTTAATTAAAATCTCGTGACTCAAACTCTTGTCGTTATCATTCTATCTTAGCATTCACCCCTCTATGGTGTCCATCATTCTAACTCCATGTAGTCTTTTTAGGTTACaattcattttgaattttcagTTACATTCATCACACAttcatacattcatacattCATTCATCTACATGCTACATAAGTTCACCTATTCACACACATATCACATTCGAGTTTTGCTCAATGTTTAAAGATGATGTTAGGTACATCTTTAAACAATGTGGATAGCATACAATGCACCCATGACCAATCTTGTTAATGATGGAAAATATTAGTGAGGATGGGGTGGTGGAACTGCCAACTCTAACTAAATAATGCCCATACTTTTCTTTTCCATTATTCTTACACCTTCAAACAATATTTCACCTATATAGCCGACCATGCAATCAATAAAGTCAATGCTATTTACTctacaaattaattatataggCAAATGGGAATTAATTACGTAAACTTTCTTCACAGAATCAATTCATATACTCATATTCATAATCAACAACCCAGTATCCCACACAAAACagaattcaaagaaaaaaaagataacAGACATATCACACCCGTACTCTCTCTAGAGAGAAGACACGGAGAACACAAACAATTCATATATAGAGAATAAAAGATGTACTATTACTCCCCCTCTTTCTCTCTTTAATTTTTTACAACAGTTAGCTTTTGAATGATTTGTCTAAATGGAGttgaaacacaaaaaaaattccTATTATGGTgctcatttaaaaatattttccaaaatgGTATTCATGTTACTAAGCTATTTTAATTTTGCTTTGAAGTCTTCAAAGCTTATTGTGAACCAAAAGACTAGTAGATATAAGTagaattaataaagaaaataatacatTCTCAAGTCCTCAATAAaacttattttctaaaatagttttttatagGGGAAAGAAATTTAAACAATTTATCTTAAGTTGATTTGGAAACTTCAAACGTAAAAATTAGATCGAAAATGGGTATATACATCATATAGCATGTGATATATAGAATCAATTATGATACAATATATGTCTAAAAATATATGTCAAAAAATTGGTATATACAAATTCGTATCAAAGAATTAAAAGTCATCTTTCACCTTTATATATGTCtaaaaatatcatttaattaaatgggttagggaatttagaaaaaaaatagttagGATTGCATGAGTAAAATATTTAAGACGACGTTAAACAGTtcacttatttatttactttattaaaaaaattttcccaATAGAAACATggaaaatttgataaaaatatcaatttttatttatctacTTTAAACAATTCATAGTAGTGATTAACTCAAAATAATCTATATTAATGGAGTGATATTCTGAAAATAATTCGAATTATTTTTCTACTATAACAATCGAGAGCATTTTAAAAAGATGCATAAAAAAATTGGGTCATTATGAGGAAGGGTATACCAATTGTAAGAGTAATTTTGATAACCAATACTAAGAATTATTTTGAATTGATGAGACGGagttaaaattgttattaaatttttgtaaaaaataaatcaatgtccaacaataatattatatccaaatgttcattatatattttcttctttAGTTTTTACTGTTAGTTTACTCAGATTGATCCAAGTTTCGAATGCATCAACTATTTTTGGCTAGCTATAGGAATATCAAGAAAAGtgatttttacttcttttttttattgcaaATCCAAGATACTTTCAAAGAATCTTCAAtccctaaaaaaaatattctaacaaTTGTTTTAGCTCACATTGAAATTTGGAAGTTTTAAACcaaaaataaagtagcttaggTGTCAAACCTCATCTATATGAACTCTactttgagaaatttttttcaATGAGCACTAAAAtaggaattttttttctttgctaaCACTGTATATGCAAATCATTCTTAgctttttgatattattcattaattaatttagtttatattttattttttatttgtaagcTAAAATATGCTCAAAtataatcttatttaattcacgCTAGatataattatgtatttttataatatttattttgtataattgtaacaaccgaatttcctcccgtcctttacgattTTGGTTTCATTAAACCAAAATCGTAAAGAACGGGAGGAAATTCAAGTGTTAGAATAATAACGATAAAATCATTACAttcttaaataatttaaaaagcaaaaatataGTGAAATCTAAATAGTAACTTGTTGGAGTACATAACACATTATTAGAAGGCACGAGAATATATTACAAGTTGGACAAAAGAATATTTAAACTTCAACAAGTACATCTTCATTTCTTCCacttaaaatataattacaCTTTAAGCCTTACTATAATAAGCAATACGCTACTAACTTACTATAAATAAATAGCCACCTTTTGCACCATGTAATAACTTaccataaataatcaaaaacaaatggCCACTAAAATATCATCCGCCTTTGTTTTAGCAGCACTTTTCCTCAGTTTAGCTGTCAATACTGAAGCCGTCAACTTAAACGCACTTAACGGCGTTATCAAAGCTACACTTCATTGCTCACGCAATATAACGGGTGACGTCACTGCGCCGCCTCTTAGCAACGTTAAAGTTACGGTGACAGACGGCGGGCGGCCCGGGACAAATATTGTGGCCCAAACCTCATCAAATGGGAACctctttataaattttacgttAGGCGCCATATTTCTTGAACCAATTACGGAAATTAATCAGcttattaatgatattagtCGGCTTACATTAATCACTGAAACTCCCATTGCCAATTGCTCGGTTTTAGCCGGTGTTGATGTGGTTCGAGCTTCTTTGGTCTTACAGAGGATTTTGTCAGGCACTGTTTATCTTAATCCTCTCTTCACTATTGATgcttaatcaaaataataataataataataataataatgataaagatTATTTCGAGTGTGGTGCAGCGGCTTGAAATGTAAAGctttggctttttttttctaccattttataaaatttactttggtaaagtaataataataattataattataataatgtcaTAGATTATATTTCTACATTTTTATATTTGCATGTTTATTGTATTAATTGGAAATGGATGAtattattcaccattaattaTAATGCAATTTTATCAATATTGCATAGTAATAATTGTTGATCATTGCAGTTGACACTAATATGTactcccttttattttttttagttgtttcatttagtttttgacatttttcaacgattacttttaatttatattttatttttaatttaaacgttaaaatatagtcaagtgagatcttatttgattcgtctcaacataaattttattgatatcaaatttttatagtttttaattatacataattagagatatttaaacttgaattagtgcattagatAGTGTGCCAAAACTAAATGAGACAACTTAAAAGAATTGAAGGGAATATTAGTTATATAAACGTCATTATCAAGatattatttcaattttcaattgaataacaataacatatttaaaagaataaataagaaaattaaaattaaagaaaaaaataatataatatattttaaaactgGTTTGGTgatagattttaaattttatgtacTCATTCTATCCTTATAAGAAAGTATCATTTGACGGTGTTTTCTCATAAAGACAAAGGTAATATTAGATAGAGTATATGATTGTATCCTTATTAATAAATGTCCCTAAGAGGCTCATGAGTAAGATCCTTAAATAAATACCCCCTATTCAAACCATTTTCATGCTTTCAATAATTCCTTCCaattcatatataaaaaaattaaaataaaaaacttatgtcctttataaatttttttgaaagataaatataagttataaaaatgtaaatcaaATTTCTTTTACAATTAATATGTCAAATATACTCAACATAATACTTATGAATACAATGCCATAGATTTTGAGATTCTTAGTTTACCTTTTTAGTTCAATTTGAGATTCTTAGTTTTCCAtcattacttttgtttttttttttttttaatttttagttttccaTCATTACTTTACCTTAATAATTTTGAGATTCTTAGTTTATTCCTATGTATAATCATATGAAGTAGTAAATTTTTGTAACTACGTAATGATATAAACTttactttttatgtatttattttccttttaacttatacatgattttatttactacaaaaaaaaattaacatctACCTACGCTTATTTAGCTACAATTAATTGAGTATAATTAGCCATTCGGTcttaggttggattattatagataattttttcttaaaattatttgacttttaagttttTGCATTAGAATTcccaaaaaagtaaatgagaaaaacaaataaaacgtaGGGAGTACATATTATGACGATATAATATGAATTCCAATTGAAAtatggaaagaaaaaaaaaagaaataaattctTAAAAGATTTAGGGGTATTTAGAAAGTAATTttctattagtttttttttgttgaattttagtTTTGACTTTTtggttggtcaaatagttaaaaatatgtttggtaaatgacttttaaactaactttactactgaAAAGATAGCTTTACTACTAAAAAGCTAGCTTTTATGCTAAAACTTAAAAGATattcatattagtttttttcATTGGTTTTTGCCCTTTTGGCatatttttttctctaataaataaactacaaccaacaaataatttttaccaaatatccTTAATAACTAGCCAAAATAACTAGCTTAAATAATTGACTTATCAACAAATATTTTCAGTTGCTCAACACCAAAAAACAATTTCAGTTAATAACCATTTATCAATAAACCCTATAATTTATTGGGAGTCAAGATTAAGTACTTTGAAAATCTTTGCAATTATTGAGGGATAAAAATGAAAAGAGTCTTATAAAACTCAATAAGTAGAGGTACACGTTAAAAAGGGAGTCATGTTACTTTTTGGGGTAAAATTGTAAATATGGAATTTTCTTGTAGTAAAATATTGATTTGGCAAATGAGCTCATTGTGGTCCAAAAACATGTCACAAAATAAAAagctttataaaaaataaactttgtaaaatatcaatattaagaacggagggagtagttaGAGATGAGTATAGGTTTTAATTCTATCCAAATTTTAAAGaacatattttaatttaagagtttgaaattttttattaactttatgtgCTTAAAtggtgtttgaatttttttaaaaaactactaTGTCatcttttataaatttaaaattgatttggattcccaattttaataattttaaatttttaatcactACTTTTTgttcttaaatttttaaatgagacggtttcacagcgatattatttttattggactGGTCTAATGTATATTTAATGTTTTAAGGTGATCTAGTCTTAGAGTGATCGCTTATAACTTTAAAGCGTCTACTTACAATTATAAAGCGAACATTAGAAAAATGAGTTAATTTTATTAGTTTGTCTCTTAGTAAGATGatcttataaaaaaaactaagatgATCTTATTAAAAAAACTTGTTTTTGTTTAAAACGTATGAGCTCTTTAATTTGCAACTCGTTAGAGTTTGTAgagtaaaaaatttaattattttttgcaaaattataaacgttaaatatttgAATTAGAAGGGGGAGAATGAAAATAGTTTGTCATTGACTTTAGACTAGTGTTTGTCCCATGGCCAATCATGTCGTAGATTTTTTGCCCACAAGTCTTTAAAATTAGTATCACGTAATTTATGACCTATGGGTCAACATCTTTGGGTCAACATCTTTCTTTTTAGTTTCCGCCAATATATCCTCATACTATTGAATACTTTCTTtgacatattttttattttaatttattttagtgaatttttttttattatttttgtagataaccccattattttttttatattttctctaatttttaaatattttacaaCTTTAATCCACTATATAAAAATCCTTAATCTTTGTGTTATTTAATTTCTAAATGGAGCAAACTAAATTGGATAGATATAGTATAGAAATATATCCTTTATTCCATTTAATTGCTACATTTAATGTTTTACGCAACTAAAtgtgttattatatatatatatatatatatatatatatacatatatatatatatatatatatatatatatatacatatatatatatatatatatatatatatctatatatatatatatatatatatatatatatatatatatatatatatatatatatatttgtacgCAACGAAAAATTATATAACGTTAATTTTTGAATAGAGATAGAGATGACAGTAAATTGAATTCGAATCAGATTATACAAGCTCTTAATTTATTTCAGATTAAATTGAGATTTTCTTTACCTTTACCTCCAACTCGAATTCGAATGTCAAATTCTCTGACTTTGTTTGGATTCAAATTCTTGAACTTATGGTAGAGTCTAACTACGatttttttttcgaaaaaatCTCTTTTTGAAAGTTTATAAATGCATATCAACGACTTTTCAAATAAGTATGTGATGTTTTGGGaataatgatttcatttgaaatttggaattagctcaaatttttgtttggcaaattaaaaatgtTTAAACTTGGATTTTGATCAAATGTCacaattgtttttaaagtagttaaaattgagaatttgaaaatgactatccaaaccttatcattctcaaattcttcatttatgatttcataattgaaatttataatttgaaatgaaatacttgtttccaAACACTACATTAGTGAATTCTACTTAAGAAATTAGTTCAACgaattcaattataaaaagACATTATTAAAAGAATGTGACGTGAGGAGTGTGTTTGTGAGGTTTTATGGATGAATTTAAAAAAGAGTGTGAACCatagccaaaaataaaaatgagaaaaatttaTTGGAACcagattaaataaaaataacaaggCAAATTCATAAGATAAAGAGAGTGTTCTCTATGTTCTACAAAATTTGCCTCACTTTTTTTCTTTCCtccaattttaactttttttttaaatgatctatattcttttattaatttttattgacatATTTAagatacttttttattttatttacaaatattttCCCATATTTGCACAAATtatgtatttaattatttaagtagttataaaaaaattgacgGGATAAAAAGAGTACTTGTCACGGATCTCCCCGCAAAAACTGTAGGAAGTTGGTCCACTCCTCAATGGAACCTTTTTGACCTCCTTTATAAAGCATAAGAAGACAAATTCCCACCACCCAAAATACTTTCTTTCTTCTGAGTTCTCAATTTCATTAACGTGCATAAACCGTTCAACGTGTCATATGGTGTTAGCGGGAAATGTATCTCCCCCTAACTAACAATAACAGTCACTCATCCAAGATAAATTAATACCAACAAAGTTAGTCAAGCAACTACGGCACGTCCATGTTTGCTTTTTATTATTCCCTTCATTTCTTAAAAAAgttcttatttattattttgagtcttttatttattgtttttataagaaaattttCTTTCATTATATCATCCATAGAAAATTATGATCAGAATCTAGGGAGGAAAggaagacgacaactcatacccataaagaaaagCGCGACAAGATAGTCCCTCAACtcgagaaagaaaaagaaaagtttcTGCAACGAGTAGTACCGAGTGTAAACTGAAGCTAACTCCGCAAACCTATATCTTATCTCACAAGCGTGACCTAGATAAATacaatgtaaataaataaaataacataaagcaaaaataatggttaaaaataaaaataaaaataaaaacaataataataataataataataataataataataataataataataataataataataataataataataatagaaacgaGTAAAAGCCAAAAAACAAGAACACCAACGGATAAACGAAGAGGGAATCAGTAGTCTAAAAACATGAATAAGACGCGTCAAACTAcctctatccctagtcaggtccttAAAAAGATGTAACTCATACAAGTCAAATTTTTCTAAGTCaaatttatctatttataatataaatttattattcaatttatgTCCATTATCTAAATAGATTTTAGTGTTCTTAATTTtcgtaaatattttttatagaaGCTTCATTTAACTAACATTAAGAGTAGTTTTTACCTTCTCTATTATAGCCTATAGGGGTGCAAAATCTTAGGGACTCAAGAGTATTTATTTAGCTCACCTGATTTGCAGAAAGCTTTCATTTTCTTCTCCTTGTAAAGTTTATTAGTTTCTCTTCCAACTATCTTGGCATAATTTCTAATGTTCTTTCCAATTTTTCCTAGGACTACATTTTCTTCTCAAAATCTGGTTTCATTTCCCGCTCACTTACAAATTATAAATTGCTGTTTcaaaaatttttgttaatttttatgtcCTCAAGTCAAGTTATGACTACGTTTCACCTTTCTCTAATCTTATAATGGAGAAATTTTCATGGCTTTTTTAGAATAGAACTATGGGaaaacccccccccccccctctttttttttacttgggtTTAAACCCCTAAAAGGCTAAAACCCTTATTTCAAATCCATCCTAGAATTGCTTATCATgctcaaaaatatttttttttctggaaATTCCAATTGGGTTTTTCCTTGGAGCCTCATTATTCATGTTTTTGGTTTCCTTATCCGATACTTTTTGAGGTAAATTTGTAATACTCCTTTACTGGGTTGTACCAATTTATCCCAATTCAAAATAccctttttttaattgaatttcaCTAGGGTTTCTCATTGCAGGTTTTCTGGAGCAAAATCTGTGGAAAATGGATCAATTCTTGATGATCATTGTAGTAAATCTGAAGAAAATAGTTGTGAAAATGAATTAGAGAATATGGGTTTTGATCAAATTGAGGAAAAAGAAATTCCCAAATTGGAGGGTGAAGTAGAAAGTGTTTGTAATGGTAGTAACACAAATAAGTATCAATTCTTCACTAGAAATAGTGTTTGTGCATTCATTGAAGAACCTCCTCCAACTATTCATTTTACTGTCCAAGAAATTTTTGTGATTTCCCATAATGAATCTTCCCCTAAACAATATTCTCTAGATCAAAATGATAGTTCCCCTGAAATTGATTTTTCGGGTTTTTCTCTTATTCATAAAATCAACATTCATGATGATAATTGTGAGGGAGCGAGTGAAGAAAATGAAGTAATTGATTCATGTGTGTCAAATAGTGATGATTTTTGGGCTACCATTCATAAATATGATTCTGATTTTAGGGTGGATTATGATCAAGATAATCCAAGATCATCAGAAGAATTTGTGATTGATCATGATATTGATTCTCCTTATACTGAGATAGTACCTGAATTCGAGattgaaaatgatgaattatCAAGTGAGATTGTTGATGAGGATTGTTGTGTGAATATGAATATGAGTGAGTTAAGAGAGTcagaaaatgaagaaatgaCGGAACAAAGGGAATTGATTAGGCAAATgaaaaaggaaatgagacaGTTAAAGATAAGTGAACTACCAACAATATTAGAAGAATCGGAATCGCCAAGAGTGGAAGAAGATTTGAGGCCGTTGAAGATAGATGAAAGAATTAGACATAAAGATCGAATGGAGGAGATTCAAACATTCTATAGAAGGTATCTTGACAAGATGAGGAAATTGGACATTTTGAGTCAACAAACTATGTATGCTATCGGTAAGCTTTAtcttttccttttaatttacaccgctttttatttacttttatattattaattatacatttttttctaTTCTGACAGTA
This region includes:
- the LOC130820792 gene encoding uncharacterized protein LOC130820792, with protein sequence MLKNIFFSGNSNWVFPWSLIIHVFGFLIRYFLRFSGAKSVENGSILDDHCSKSEENSCENELENMGFDQIEEKEIPKLEGEVESVCNGSNTNKYQFFTRNSVCAFIEEPPPTIHFTVQEIFVISHNESSPKQYSLDQNDSSPEIDFSGFSLIHKINIHDDNCEGASEENEVIDSCVSNSDDFWATIHKYDSDFRVDYDQDNPRSSEEFVIDHDIDSPYTEIVPEFEIENDELSSEIVDEDCCVNMNMSELRESENEEMTEQRELIRQMKKEMRQLKISELPTILEESESPRVEEDLRPLKIDERIRHKDRMEEIQTFYRRYLDKMRKLDILSQQTMYAIGLLQLKNQDLAMNKKLTVPVIKSLLAQNFWSNKLKKHEAGPVQKLIRDLQRDLELAYVGQLCLSWEMLKWQHNKAEELHAHDPDGFRQHNQVAGEFQKFQVLLQRFIENEPFHQGPRVQHYVKSRCGLPALLQVPLIKDDPKIEWRRNEEDGISIRMLKEVIVASMRSFWDFLRADKDEVCAIPLIGIHGVQIILQDPSDADLLTEIRSSLQKKEKRLKDLVRSGNCLVKKFKKHQDQRLSNEMLIAQVELRLVSRVLSMPKLTTDQLLWCHKKLNKIDIIGRKIYLEYSFLLFPC